The following coding sequences lie in one Jonesia denitrificans DSM 20603 genomic window:
- a CDS encoding DUF4184 family protein yields the protein MPITFAHPAAVLPFMGGPCVPAALVAGALAPDVPYFLRALRIPVSAQSWWEPFLNATTTHNWPGALIITIPLAFFLYAFIVACARPALWVLPESGSTPQTPQRAVAIRGVWVVISLLIGILTHVIWDSLTHSDGWVVMQVTALRAEAMGTLTWARLLQHVSSAVGLGALVAVGWVRRNSWLPSAENVRRVRFFRVLAALSATAILGAITVGAARYDSLAPMDYHLTSIALGAGLGALVATVTLSTMWWAIRPDRATQQSRDIDAQEPATR from the coding sequence ATGCCCATTACTTTCGCTCACCCTGCTGCGGTTCTTCCCTTCATGGGTGGCCCCTGTGTTCCCGCCGCTCTTGTGGCTGGTGCTCTGGCACCCGACGTGCCTTACTTCCTTCGCGCTCTTCGTATCCCTGTCAGTGCACAGTCGTGGTGGGAACCGTTCCTTAACGCCACCACAACACACAATTGGCCCGGCGCCCTCATCATCACCATCCCCCTCGCCTTCTTTCTTTACGCGTTCATTGTTGCGTGCGCGCGTCCAGCACTGTGGGTGTTGCCAGAATCGGGGAGTACACCACAAACTCCACAACGCGCCGTGGCGATACGGGGAGTGTGGGTCGTTATCTCTCTGCTCATTGGTATCCTGACGCACGTCATCTGGGATTCGTTGACGCATAGCGATGGGTGGGTTGTCATGCAGGTCACCGCACTTCGAGCTGAGGCAATGGGAACGCTCACCTGGGCCCGGTTATTGCAGCACGTGAGCAGTGCGGTGGGGCTTGGTGCGCTCGTCGCCGTGGGTTGGGTCCGGAGAAACTCCTGGCTCCCTAGTGCTGAGAATGTACGCCGTGTTCGTTTCTTTCGAGTTCTTGCTGCCTTGAGTGCGACCGCCATCCTTGGGGCTATCACAGTAGGCGCTGCACGGTATGACTCACTTGCCCCGATGGATTATCATCTGACAAGCATCGCGCTTGGCGCCGGGCTGGGAGCTCTCGTGGCCACCGTGACACTATCAACGATGTGGTGGGCGATACGGCCCGACCGGGCCACCCAGCAGTCCCGTGACATCGACGCGCAAGAGCCTGCCACCAGGTGA
- a CDS encoding RNA-binding S4 domain-containing protein, whose product MTGNPTGPTHARVDQWVWATRLAKTRSLAAKAARAGHITINGERAKPATQVAVGDRITVRIGEVWRDVEVSAIITKRVGAPVAVTCYIDHTPPPPTDAAPPMPRRDRGAGRPTKRERRQLDDFLGRRH is encoded by the coding sequence ATGACAGGCAATCCCACCGGCCCCACGCATGCCCGCGTCGACCAGTGGGTGTGGGCGACACGCCTCGCCAAGACACGCTCACTGGCCGCCAAAGCGGCCCGCGCAGGCCACATCACCATCAACGGCGAACGCGCAAAACCAGCAACACAGGTCGCTGTGGGTGACCGCATCACTGTCCGCATCGGTGAGGTGTGGCGCGACGTTGAAGTCAGCGCCATCATCACAAAACGCGTTGGGGCACCGGTGGCCGTGACCTGTTACATCGACCACACACCACCCCCACCAACCGATGCGGCACCCCCCATGCCCCGACGCGACCGTGGCGCTGGGCGGCCGACAAAACGCGAGCGCCGCCAACTCGACGACTTCCTCGGTCGACGTCACTAA
- a CDS encoding threonine/serine exporter ThrE family protein, giving the protein MTTPAEGTPTDDRTSAMDEPQAAVPPTGHHPAATADYAPTQPSAASAFRNPDDLLADLQDLGDELPSFTAKNRKRRPKAADAEVVRPKARLPLGQLVSRLLKDPTASVPIERPEDKVDHILTMMRVLGLAMLDAGQATSDVQEALFVIARAYAMPPVRVIVMPTVVIVQIEGTDRRIEIGSVHGESLRSDQAAAIDDLITKTRRGIMEPDAVIEHVGAITRSQPRFGWFLQLIGHIIMTLSIGFLINPAASAIPAYLILGTIVGSLVLISDKFPTIKSALPVIAAITVTVVASQFLTGFTDELPLRLIAPALVPFLPGLTLTIAALELTRNEVISGSSRLIYGIAQLLLLAFGVVIGLELVPGHTTSTDLVLNTIGPWVPLLGITLLAMGYVLALSAPEGAFPWIVLALTATWGMQRLGAFLVPAEISGFFGALIVVPLSRFLSQFRTAPPALVIQVVSFWILVPGSLGFISFTEAATGSNETINILVSTGMAMFSIALGILVGSGLERNGGALREKRLSLRHLADKARKK; this is encoded by the coding sequence GTGACCACACCCGCAGAGGGCACCCCCACCGACGATCGCACATCGGCCATGGACGAACCACAGGCGGCTGTTCCACCCACCGGGCACCACCCCGCTGCGACCGCCGACTACGCACCCACCCAGCCCTCCGCAGCCTCCGCGTTCCGCAACCCAGACGACCTCCTTGCGGACCTTCAAGACCTCGGAGACGAACTCCCCTCCTTCACCGCGAAAAACCGCAAACGACGCCCCAAAGCAGCCGACGCTGAAGTGGTCCGCCCCAAAGCGCGACTCCCCCTTGGGCAACTTGTCTCCCGGCTCCTCAAAGACCCCACCGCCTCAGTGCCCATCGAACGCCCTGAGGACAAAGTCGACCACATCCTCACCATGATGCGAGTCCTTGGGCTTGCCATGCTCGACGCCGGACAAGCCACCAGCGACGTCCAAGAAGCCCTCTTCGTCATTGCACGCGCCTACGCGATGCCACCCGTGCGCGTCATTGTCATGCCCACAGTGGTCATTGTCCAAATTGAAGGAACCGACCGGCGCATCGAAATAGGGTCCGTGCACGGCGAAAGCCTGCGCTCCGACCAAGCGGCCGCGATCGATGACCTCATCACGAAAACCCGGCGCGGCATCATGGAACCTGACGCTGTCATCGAACACGTCGGAGCGATCACCCGATCGCAACCACGATTCGGATGGTTCCTCCAACTCATCGGCCACATCATCATGACCCTGTCCATTGGGTTCCTCATCAACCCGGCCGCATCCGCGATCCCCGCCTACCTCATCCTGGGCACCATCGTGGGATCGCTCGTCCTCATCAGCGACAAATTCCCCACGATCAAATCGGCGCTCCCCGTCATCGCCGCAATCACCGTGACAGTGGTCGCCTCCCAGTTCCTGACCGGGTTCACCGACGAACTGCCCTTACGACTCATCGCCCCCGCACTCGTCCCCTTCCTGCCCGGTCTCACCTTGACTATCGCGGCGTTGGAACTAACCCGCAATGAGGTGATCTCTGGCTCATCACGGCTCATCTATGGGATCGCACAACTTTTACTCCTTGCGTTTGGGGTTGTCATCGGCCTTGAGCTTGTCCCGGGCCACACCACATCCACTGACCTTGTTCTCAACACCATTGGACCGTGGGTTCCGCTGCTAGGTATCACCTTGCTTGCCATGGGGTACGTGCTGGCACTCTCAGCACCAGAAGGAGCGTTCCCCTGGATCGTGCTCGCACTGACTGCCACTTGGGGAATGCAACGCCTCGGCGCGTTTCTTGTCCCCGCTGAAATCTCCGGTTTCTTCGGTGCACTCATTGTTGTGCCGTTGTCCCGGTTCCTCTCCCAGTTCCGCACAGCCCCACCCGCCCTCGTCATCCAGGTGGTGTCCTTCTGGATCCTTGTGCCTGGGTCGTTAGGGTTCATCAGCTTCACTGAAGCTGCTACCGGATCAAACGAAACAATCAACATTCTTGTGTCCACCGGGATGGCCATGTTCTCCATCGCGCTGGGGATCCTCGTCGGCTCAGGACTGGAACGCAACGGTGGGGCTCTCCGCGAAAAGCGCCTTTCCCTGCGCCATCTGGCAGACAAAGCCCGAAAAAAGTAA
- a CDS encoding DUF6318 family protein, producing the protein MSVSLLRGRTVRRVLSVLVVAGLLGAGVTGCSNDAGAKTENTVDASPTPTNTPTDGDGDSAEEPAQDTPAEPEQRPVPEEPEAMKTGDKAGAIAAATFFVEVIEYSLHSNNPELLEKYSYENCTNCNNLIETIAYRSKNGYESLETSYVINSVGTPSYVGTNHIIWGVPMSITSKEQLNRKESEQIETNKLTIYVTYENGEWDLTSIDPDGGQSTK; encoded by the coding sequence ATGTCTGTTTCTTTGTTGCGCGGTCGAACTGTTCGTCGTGTCCTTAGTGTCCTTGTTGTTGCTGGTCTTCTCGGTGCAGGGGTCACCGGGTGCTCTAACGATGCGGGAGCCAAGACTGAAAACACTGTTGACGCCTCCCCCACACCAACCAACACACCCACAGACGGGGACGGTGACAGCGCTGAGGAACCAGCCCAAGACACACCAGCCGAACCCGAACAACGCCCAGTCCCAGAAGAACCCGAAGCCATGAAAACCGGCGACAAAGCCGGAGCCATCGCCGCAGCAACCTTCTTCGTCGAAGTCATCGAATACTCCCTACACTCAAACAACCCAGAACTTCTCGAAAAATACTCATACGAGAATTGCACAAACTGTAATAACCTGATTGAAACAATCGCCTATAGGTCGAAAAACGGCTATGAATCGCTGGAAACCTCATATGTGATCAACTCAGTCGGAACGCCTAGTTATGTGGGAACCAACCACATCATCTGGGGAGTACCCATGAGTATCACCAGTAAGGAACAGCTTAATAGAAAAGAATCTGAACAAATTGAGACCAACAAACTCACCATTTACGTCACCTACGAAAATGGTGAATGGGACCTCACTTCGATTGACCCAGATGGAGGACAGAGCACAAAGTGA
- a CDS encoding PKD domain-containing protein: MIDPLILWPVLLYQNLPVTIFSEPNVTWEEPGEAGVGDVEQRNSELPVAGIPNGPNQTSVNATTKTQISLPDGAIHGRCPEGSEGQDALLWVEHLAVYGGNNLGDSPEGTGGYVMYCYPDMEEVSAEPIVISVSAKDFQRLPLRGSGIVVEPDRDDYIIRLPVIALTDPSPQILTTTILGVGVAIRATPIEYSWDFGDQTPALITTDPGRSYPEQTVEHLYTQLGQFTITLTTTWEGEFSIDGGTTWLPINGTTTTTNTTNPITIEERVPLLTG; the protein is encoded by the coding sequence GTGATCGATCCGCTAATCCTGTGGCCCGTTTTGTTATACCAGAATCTCCCAGTAACTATTTTCTCGGAACCAAATGTCACCTGGGAGGAACCAGGAGAGGCTGGAGTTGGTGATGTGGAACAAAGAAATAGTGAACTCCCCGTGGCGGGGATCCCGAATGGGCCGAATCAAACATCAGTTAATGCCACAACTAAGACGCAAATCTCATTGCCTGATGGAGCGATTCATGGCAGGTGTCCTGAGGGTTCTGAGGGTCAGGATGCGTTGTTGTGGGTTGAGCATTTAGCTGTGTATGGGGGGAATAATTTGGGTGATTCCCCCGAGGGGACTGGGGGTTATGTCATGTACTGCTACCCAGATATGGAGGAGGTGAGTGCGGAGCCGATTGTGATTTCTGTGTCAGCTAAGGACTTTCAACGACTACCGTTACGCGGTTCTGGGATCGTTGTTGAACCAGACCGTGACGACTACATCATCCGCCTTCCCGTCATCGCTTTAACCGACCCCTCCCCACAAATCCTCACCACAACCATCCTTGGTGTTGGTGTAGCAATCCGTGCAACCCCAATCGAATACTCCTGGGACTTCGGCGACCAGACCCCTGCCCTCATCACCACAGACCCAGGCCGCTCCTACCCAGAGCAAACAGTAGAACACCTCTACACACAACTTGGCCAGTTCACCATCACCCTCACCACAACCTGGGAAGGCGAATTCTCCATCGACGGCGGCACCACCTGGCTCCCCATCAACGGAACAACCACAACAACCAACACCACCAACCCCATCACCATCGAAGAACGCGTCCCCCTCCTCACCGGCTAA